The Armatimonadota bacterium genome has a segment encoding these proteins:
- a CDS encoding M48 family metallopeptidase produces MYEQISGNIWRSRILIIAFIILIGAIGYGFYLAYGSPMALFLAVAFAFATSIGSYYYSDKIVIASTRAMEATKEEFPHYVNVVEGLALAAGLPVPKTYVMDDPAPNAFATGRDPEHGVICVTTGLLNTMDRVELEGVLAHEMSHIKNYDIRFMALVAVLVGAVAMMAHWFWWTGRFGFGSRDRDDEGGQAQIIFYFIGILLAILAPIAAALVQAMISRRREYLADASGAMLTRYPDGLASALEKIANDPNVLGAANKATAHLFIANPFKGIGSLFSFDTHPPIEDRIARLRAM; encoded by the coding sequence GGATACGGCTTTTACCTGGCCTATGGCAGCCCGATGGCGCTTTTTTTAGCCGTCGCATTCGCGTTTGCTACCAGCATAGGCAGCTACTATTACTCGGATAAGATCGTAATCGCCTCCACGCGCGCCATGGAGGCCACTAAGGAAGAGTTTCCACACTATGTGAATGTGGTCGAGGGACTGGCCTTGGCGGCCGGCCTTCCCGTTCCCAAGACATATGTTATGGATGATCCGGCTCCCAATGCGTTTGCCACAGGCAGAGACCCAGAGCACGGCGTTATCTGCGTCACGACAGGCCTGCTTAACACTATGGACCGTGTCGAGCTCGAAGGCGTGCTCGCACACGAGATGTCGCATATCAAGAACTACGACATTCGGTTCATGGCTCTGGTGGCTGTGCTGGTCGGGGCCGTCGCGATGATGGCGCACTGGTTCTGGTGGACCGGTCGGTTCGGCTTTGGCAGCAGGGACCGTGATGACGAGGGCGGCCAGGCTCAGATCATTTTCTACTTCATAGGTATTCTTCTGGCTATTCTGGCTCCAATAGCGGCGGCGCTTGTCCAGGCAATGATCTCGCGGCGCAGAGAGTATCTGGCCGATGCCAGCGGCGCTATGCTTACCCGATATCCCGACGGCCTGGCTAGCGCGCTCGAAAAGATAGCCAATGACCCTAATGTGCTTGGAGCAGCAAACAAAGCCACTGCGCATCTGTTCATCGCTAACCCGTTCAAAGGCATCGGGAGCCTGTTTAGTTTCGACACCCACCCGCCTATTGAGGACAGAATAGCGCGGCTGCGGGCGATGTGA
- a CDS encoding cupin domain-containing protein: protein MERIKHLNDLIEFPSEGILSKTIHESTSGEADLFMLPKGGKISGHTSSRDAAVMILKGEGEFMLGEEWHSVNAGDWFFMEAGLVHALTAKSDMAFLLTLFGA from the coding sequence ATGGAACGTATAAAGCATCTCAATGATCTGATTGAATTCCCCAGCGAAGGCATATTAAGCAAGACCATACATGAGAGCACATCCGGCGAGGCTGATCTGTTCATGCTCCCTAAAGGCGGGAAAATATCCGGCCATACTTCCTCTCGGGATGCAGCGGTTATGATCCTGAAGGGCGAAGGCGAGTTTATGCTTGGAGAAGAGTGGCACAGCGTTAATGCCGGTGACTGGTTTTTCATGGAGGCCGGGCTGGTGCACGCACTGACCGCAAAATCAGATATGGCATTCTTGCTGACTCTGTTCGGCGCATAG
- a CDS encoding diacylglycerol kinase family protein produces the protein MRSLLIINPISGQGKAAREKRKLLDYASAAAHMRTVITSGPDDAAETAQKAAHDGYDLIIAAGGDGTINQVINGIGDIGIPLGIVPLGTGNVLAHDLGIPIHNTEKALEIIRRGKTRRVDVAKTNTRRFILMAGLGFDAAVIDSVSPKVKDVFGTMAYAPAIIEQLVKFTPARFRLTFNDKSVYETEAYAVIAANCGTYAYNFKIARQAIFDDGLLDIMVFEAGALTAINLVGQALDTIFQGTIAHPSTSYFRAAKVRVESEPSVRMQLDGDLHGESGVDIEVVPKALSLIVP, from the coding sequence ATGCGCTCACTGCTCATTATCAATCCCATATCAGGTCAGGGAAAAGCGGCAAGAGAGAAGAGAAAACTGCTGGATTATGCATCAGCAGCCGCTCATATGCGCACTGTGATCACCTCAGGGCCTGATGATGCAGCCGAAACCGCTCAGAAAGCCGCGCATGACGGCTACGACCTCATCATAGCTGCGGGCGGTGACGGCACGATCAATCAGGTCATAAACGGCATAGGCGATATAGGCATTCCACTTGGAATCGTGCCTCTGGGTACAGGTAATGTCCTCGCTCACGATCTCGGCATCCCTATTCACAACACCGAGAAAGCCCTTGAGATCATCCGCAGAGGTAAGACTCGAAGGGTGGATGTAGCCAAGACAAACACCAGGCGATTCATACTGATGGCCGGGCTCGGGTTCGATGCGGCGGTTATCGACTCTGTCTCGCCCAAAGTGAAGGACGTATTCGGCACCATGGCCTATGCCCCGGCGATCATAGAGCAGCTTGTTAAGTTCACCCCAGCGCGGTTTCGCCTTACTTTCAACGATAAATCGGTATATGAGACCGAGGCATACGCTGTAATAGCAGCCAACTGCGGCACCTACGCCTACAATTTCAAGATCGCCCGGCAGGCAATCTTTGACGACGGCCTGCTGGATATTATGGTATTTGAAGCTGGAGCGCTGACAGCTATCAACCTGGTAGGCCAAGCTCTGGACACTATATTTCAGGGCACCATCGCCCACCCCAGCACATCGTATTTCAGAGCGGCTAAAGTGCGGGTTGAATCCGAGCCGAGCGTGCGGATGCAGCTTGATGGCGACTTGCACGGTGAGAGTGGCGTGGATATAGAAGTTGTGCCTAAGGCTTTGAGTTTGATTGTGCCTTAG
- the purN gene encoding phosphoribosylglycinamide formyltransferase, with amino-acid sequence MTRIAVMVSGAGRGSNMQAIIDACASGQIDGEVAVVIGVKNDAPAMERARSQSVKTVSISPKGFENTQDYDDAVLKTLQENRIDLICLAGYMRILGQNIIDTYRNAIMNVHPALIPSFCGKGMYGHHVHEAVIARGVKYTGVTVHFVDEDYDSGPIIAQTVVPVEQDDTPDTVAARVLEKEHETYAYAVSLFAQGRLRVVNRKVILSPEESSTGASPSPK; translated from the coding sequence ATGACACGCATTGCAGTGATGGTCTCGGGCGCAGGGCGCGGGAGCAATATGCAAGCGATCATCGACGCATGCGCATCCGGTCAAATCGACGGCGAGGTTGCGGTCGTGATCGGTGTAAAAAACGATGCCCCCGCCATGGAGCGCGCTCGCAGCCAGTCCGTCAAGACAGTCTCAATCTCGCCAAAGGGCTTTGAGAATACGCAGGATTACGACGATGCCGTCCTCAAGACTCTGCAAGAAAACAGGATCGACCTGATCTGCCTTGCCGGGTATATGCGCATTCTGGGTCAGAACATAATCGACACCTATAGAAACGCAATTATGAACGTCCATCCGGCTCTGATACCATCATTCTGCGGCAAGGGAATGTATGGGCATCACGTCCATGAAGCAGTGATCGCGCGCGGAGTGAAGTACACCGGCGTAACGGTGCATTTCGTGGACGAAGACTACGACTCAGGGCCGATAATCGCGCAGACAGTCGTCCCCGTTGAGCAGGACGATACCCCGGATACAGTCGCGGCCCGTGTGCTCGAAAAAGAGCACGAGACCTACGCCTATGCGGTCTCACTGTTTGCTCAGGGCAGGCTGCGGGTAGTTAATCGTAAGGTTATTTTATCACCTGAAGAAAGCTCGACGGGAGCCTCGCCCTCCCCCAAGTGA
- the purM gene encoding phosphoribosylformylglycinamidine cyclo-ligase, with product MADGSATYKAAGVDIEAGEEAVFRMKEYVQSTYNENVLTNIGTFGGMFRLDTTSMAEPVLVSSIDGVGTKVKIAAMMDKYDTVGQDIVNHCINDILVQGAKPMLFLDYFATSKLDPKIVEQVVKGMSDACREAGCVLIGGETAEMPGVYVPGEFDIAGCIVGIVDRANVIDGSRVQPGDVLIGLASSGPHTNGYSLIRKILFEDNDYKVDQYTPEIGATLGDVLLAPHKCYLKPVSAIMANHPVHAMVHITGGGFYGNIPRVLPSDCQVSIERRAWVVPPIFQLIGDKGGIEPMEMHRTFNMGVGMVLIVPKEHGIEVVRQMEEMGETAWIIGKVYRGGREVNVI from the coding sequence ATGGCCGACGGAAGCGCAACCTACAAAGCAGCAGGTGTGGATATAGAAGCAGGCGAAGAAGCCGTCTTTCGGATGAAGGAATACGTGCAATCGACCTATAACGAGAACGTGCTCACCAACATCGGCACGTTCGGTGGAATGTTCCGGCTCGACACAACCTCCATGGCCGAACCCGTGTTAGTATCGAGCATCGACGGCGTAGGCACCAAAGTCAAGATCGCCGCTATGATGGACAAATACGATACGGTGGGCCAGGACATTGTAAACCACTGCATCAATGACATACTCGTCCAGGGCGCCAAGCCGATGCTCTTTTTGGATTACTTCGCCACAAGCAAGCTTGACCCGAAGATAGTCGAGCAGGTAGTCAAGGGCATGTCGGACGCCTGCCGTGAAGCCGGGTGCGTGCTGATCGGCGGCGAGACTGCCGAAATGCCGGGCGTATATGTGCCGGGTGAGTTCGATATCGCAGGGTGCATCGTCGGAATAGTGGACCGGGCAAATGTTATTGACGGCTCGAGAGTCCAGCCGGGTGATGTGCTCATAGGGTTGGCGTCCTCTGGCCCGCATACCAACGGCTACTCTCTGATTCGCAAGATTCTCTTTGAAGATAATGACTATAAGGTAGACCAATATACTCCCGAGATCGGCGCGACCCTGGGTGATGTGCTGCTCGCCCCGCACAAGTGCTATCTCAAGCCCGTATCGGCTATAATGGCAAACCATCCGGTGCATGCGATGGTCCATATAACAGGCGGCGGGTTCTATGGAAATATCCCGCGCGTACTTCCGAGCGACTGCCAGGTGAGTATCGAGCGCCGCGCATGGGTCGTCCCACCGATCTTCCAGCTTATTGGGGACAAAGGCGGAATCGAGCCGATGGAGATGCACCGAACGTTCAACATGGGCGTCGGGATGGTGCTGATCGTACCGAAAGAACACGGAATTGAAGTTGTCCGACAGATGGAAGAGATGGGTGAGACCGCCTGGATAATCGGTAAGGTCTACAGGGGCGGCCGAGAGGTCAATGTGATATGA
- the purF gene encoding amidophosphoribosyltransferase: MIYIDRPEIAEECGVFGICSGGEDVARLAFFGIFSLQHRGQESAGIAASDGKCIRMHRDMGLVTQVFHEEALTALKGHIAIAHTRYSTTGSSVLRNVQPMLCECDFGTIALAHNGDLVNAGPLRDELEASGIKLETTNDSEVILKLIATSGASTIEDAIKYAMSKIRGAYAVVVLTKDKLIAFRDPFGIRPLSIGRLNGSHYVVASETCAFNTIGAQFVREVEPGELIVIDENGLAEYQAIPVEGRALCIFEYVYFARPDSRMYNRTMHEARRRMGHELAKEHPCPGAHIVFPIPDTGIPAAIGLAEASRIPYAEGVIKNRYIHRTFIQPDQRMREMGVRMKLSPLKETLAGRRVVMVEDTIVRGTTSAPTIKMIREAGAVEVHVRIACPPIKYPCFYGIDTANQDELIASRLSIEQIRKHIGADSLGYLSLPGLVRAIGVKKDKLCCACLDGKYPVDVSKEAKMSKFVFEKTPAL, encoded by the coding sequence ATGATCTACATAGACAGGCCCGAGATTGCGGAAGAATGCGGAGTATTTGGAATTTGCAGCGGCGGTGAGGATGTAGCAAGGCTTGCATTCTTCGGCATTTTCTCACTGCAGCACCGCGGTCAGGAGAGCGCGGGGATAGCTGCATCTGACGGCAAGTGTATCCGCATGCACCGCGATATGGGTCTTGTTACCCAGGTCTTCCACGAAGAAGCTCTCACCGCGCTCAAAGGGCACATTGCAATTGCCCATACCCGCTACTCCACAACCGGATCGAGCGTATTACGCAACGTACAGCCGATGCTCTGTGAATGTGACTTCGGCACCATAGCTCTTGCGCATAATGGCGACCTGGTGAATGCGGGTCCTCTGCGAGATGAACTGGAGGCATCGGGTATAAAACTCGAGACCACCAATGACAGCGAGGTTATCCTCAAGCTCATCGCAACATCCGGCGCAAGCACGATAGAAGACGCAATCAAATATGCCATGAGCAAGATACGCGGCGCATATGCTGTGGTAGTGCTCACTAAAGATAAGTTGATAGCTTTTAGAGACCCGTTCGGAATACGGCCTCTGAGCATTGGACGGCTGAACGGATCGCACTATGTAGTCGCATCAGAAACGTGCGCATTCAACACTATAGGCGCACAGTTCGTCCGCGAGGTCGAACCGGGTGAGTTGATTGTCATAGATGAGAACGGTCTTGCCGAATATCAGGCGATCCCGGTTGAAGGCCGCGCGCTGTGCATATTCGAATATGTCTACTTTGCCAGGCCGGACAGCCGCATGTATAACCGGACGATGCACGAAGCCCGCAGGAGGATGGGCCATGAGCTTGCAAAAGAGCATCCCTGCCCCGGCGCGCACATCGTATTTCCTATCCCGGACACGGGAATCCCCGCAGCAATCGGTCTTGCTGAAGCATCCAGAATCCCCTACGCAGAAGGCGTAATCAAGAACCGATACATTCACCGAACATTTATCCAGCCGGACCAGCGCATGCGCGAGATGGGCGTTAGAATGAAACTTTCGCCGCTTAAAGAGACGCTTGCCGGCAGGCGTGTGGTTATGGTGGAAGATACGATTGTTCGCGGCACAACCAGCGCCCCTACTATCAAGATGATACGCGAGGCCGGTGCAGTCGAGGTGCATGTACGCATCGCATGCCCGCCGATCAAATACCCATGTTTCTATGGGATCGACACGGCAAACCAGGACGAGCTAATCGCCTCAAGGCTCTCCATTGAACAGATCAGAAAACATATCGGCGCAGACAGCCTGGGATATCTAAGTCTTCCGGGGCTTGTGCGGGCAATAGGCGTAAAGAAAGACAAACTCTGCTGCGCATGCCTTGACGGCAAGTATCCCGTAGATGTCTCGAAAGAGGCTAAGATGAGCAAGTTTGTATTTGAAAAAACGCCAGCCCTATGA
- the purL gene encoding phosphoribosylformylglycinamidine synthase subunit PurL: MPITNTKPIEPSVYREMGLNDEEYGKITKVLGRHPTYTEVGMYAVMWSEHCGYKYSRPILRYFSKYKEAIDGAGLENAGIIDIGGGYGVCFKIESHNHPSAVEPFQGAATGVGGILRDIFTMGARPIASLNSLRFGSLDDARTRYLFEHVVGGIAFYGNCVGVPTVGGEVYFEDSYAGNPLLNAMAVGIMKHEDVAYARAEGVGNPVLIVGSRTGRDGIHGATFASVELTEESESRKSNVQMGDPFTEKLLIEATLEALKTGYITGIQDMGAAGITCSTCETSAKADTGMTIDVRKVPLRETGMSAYEIMLSESQERMLAIVKKGHENDVMAIFKKWGLNAVVVGEVTGDGLVHVYDNGELVAQVPAKSLADEAPTYYLKAEEPAYLKDAQNYDLSNIPEPQDYTEALFKLIESPSISSKEWVYQQYDHMVQTNTAILPGSDAAVLRIRETPKGIAVTTDCNGRYVYLDPYMGAQIAVAEAARNLACSGARPIGATDCLNFGNPEKPEAFWQFERAVKGLADACDFFGAPVVSGNVSFYNETPEMAIYPTPVIGLLGLIDDVQKRCTSEFKNDGDVIALISNTCESESLGASEYLNTIHGLAVGRPPKLDMEREKKVHETLIRAIGRGLLSSAHDCSDGGLAITLAESCIMGKVGADISLQTDCKPSEALFAETQSRVVVSLQAGKLEDLTKIAKSLEVECTVIGKVGGKSLKIAVNNNSIVDACAGEMESRWRSVIGKKMES, encoded by the coding sequence ATGCCTATAACAAACACAAAACCAATTGAGCCGTCCGTCTACCGTGAGATGGGGCTTAATGATGAAGAATACGGAAAAATAACCAAAGTGCTCGGGCGGCATCCGACATATACCGAAGTCGGAATGTATGCGGTTATGTGGAGCGAGCACTGCGGCTACAAATATTCTCGCCCGATCCTGCGATACTTCAGCAAATATAAAGAGGCTATCGACGGCGCGGGTCTTGAAAATGCAGGGATTATAGATATCGGCGGCGGATATGGTGTGTGCTTTAAGATCGAAAGCCACAACCACCCATCGGCGGTCGAGCCGTTCCAGGGCGCTGCGACAGGCGTCGGCGGAATTTTGCGCGATATCTTCACCATGGGTGCTCGGCCAATCGCATCTCTGAACTCACTGCGGTTCGGCAGCCTCGATGATGCGCGAACTCGCTATCTATTCGAGCATGTAGTCGGCGGGATAGCGTTCTACGGCAACTGCGTAGGCGTGCCGACAGTCGGCGGCGAGGTCTACTTCGAGGACTCTTATGCGGGCAATCCACTGCTTAACGCGATGGCAGTCGGCATTATGAAGCATGAAGATGTAGCTTATGCCCGCGCTGAGGGAGTCGGAAACCCTGTGCTCATTGTCGGATCGCGAACAGGACGAGACGGCATTCACGGCGCAACGTTTGCATCGGTCGAGCTTACTGAAGAGTCCGAGAGCCGGAAGTCCAATGTGCAGATGGGCGACCCGTTCACCGAAAAGCTGCTTATCGAGGCTACTCTCGAAGCTCTCAAAACGGGCTACATAACCGGAATCCAGGATATGGGCGCTGCTGGGATCACCTGCTCGACATGTGAGACCAGCGCCAAGGCCGACACCGGTATGACAATAGATGTCCGCAAAGTGCCTCTGCGCGAGACCGGCATGAGCGCGTATGAGATCATGCTCAGTGAATCACAGGAGCGCATGCTGGCGATTGTGAAGAAAGGCCATGAGAACGACGTCATGGCGATCTTCAAGAAGTGGGGGCTAAATGCGGTCGTGGTCGGTGAAGTCACTGGCGACGGTCTGGTCCATGTATATGACAATGGCGAGCTGGTAGCGCAGGTCCCCGCGAAGTCTCTCGCGGATGAGGCCCCGACCTATTATCTCAAAGCCGAAGAGCCTGCCTACCTGAAGGACGCTCAGAATTACGACCTCTCGAATATCCCGGAGCCGCAAGATTACACCGAGGCGCTCTTCAAACTGATCGAATCGCCGTCTATCTCCAGTAAAGAGTGGGTCTATCAGCAGTATGACCATATGGTCCAGACAAACACCGCCATATTGCCCGGATCGGACGCAGCAGTGCTCAGGATCAGAGAGACTCCAAAAGGCATAGCTGTAACGACTGACTGTAATGGACGATATGTCTATCTCGACCCGTACATGGGCGCGCAGATAGCAGTAGCCGAGGCGGCACGAAACCTGGCATGCTCAGGCGCAAGACCAATAGGCGCTACGGACTGTCTCAACTTCGGCAACCCCGAAAAGCCTGAGGCTTTCTGGCAGTTTGAGCGAGCAGTAAAGGGTCTGGCGGATGCATGCGATTTCTTCGGCGCGCCGGTAGTAAGCGGTAATGTCAGCTTCTATAATGAGACACCGGAAATGGCGATCTACCCTACCCCTGTTATCGGGCTGCTTGGCTTGATAGACGATGTCCAGAAGCGCTGCACGTCCGAGTTCAAGAATGATGGTGATGTAATCGCTTTGATATCGAATACATGTGAGAGCGAATCGCTGGGTGCAAGTGAGTATTTGAACACCATCCATGGACTAGCTGTGGGCAGGCCTCCGAAGCTCGATATGGAACGCGAGAAAAAAGTCCATGAAACGCTTATCAGGGCAATAGGCAGAGGACTTTTGAGTTCTGCGCACGACTGTTCGGATGGCGGCCTTGCGATTACCCTGGCTGAATCGTGTATAATGGGTAAGGTAGGGGCTGACATTTCCCTGCAGACAGATTGTAAACCATCGGAAGCGCTGTTTGCCGAGACTCAGTCGAGAGTAGTGGTTTCGCTTCAGGCTGGCAAGTTGGAAGACCTTACCAAGATCGCTAAAAGTCTGGAAGTCGAGTGCACCGTTATAGGCAAGGTCGGCGGTAAATCGCTCAAGATCGCTGTCAACAATAATTCGATAGTCGATGCATGTGCGGGCGAGATGGAATCGCGTTGGCGCTCGGTTATCGGCAAAAAGATGGAAAGCTGA
- the purQ gene encoding phosphoribosylformylglycinamidine synthase subunit PurQ — protein MKFGVVIFPGSNCDQDAYFAVRDVLKQPVEYIWHQETDLDGYDCIILPGGFSYGDYLRTGAVAKFSPVMNAVSEHAAKGGRLIGICNGFQILCESGLLPGALISNNGLRFICKYVNVRVANNKTDFTNLCTDGQVLSIPIAHHGGNYYADPETIKKIEDNNQVILRYCDEAGNVTAEANPNGSINNIAGIINEKGNVAGMMPHPERAVESILGSDDGKLILQSIVERLS, from the coding sequence ATGAAATTCGGAGTAGTCATATTCCCCGGGTCCAACTGCGATCAGGACGCGTATTTCGCCGTGCGCGACGTCCTGAAACAGCCGGTGGAATACATCTGGCATCAGGAAACGGACCTCGACGGGTATGATTGCATTATCCTGCCCGGCGGGTTCTCATACGGCGATTATCTGCGCACCGGCGCAGTGGCGAAGTTCAGCCCCGTCATGAATGCCGTGAGCGAGCATGCGGCCAAAGGCGGACGATTGATCGGAATCTGCAACGGGTTCCAGATACTGTGCGAATCGGGCCTGCTCCCCGGCGCTCTGATCTCCAACAACGGCCTGCGCTTTATCTGCAAATACGTCAATGTGCGCGTAGCGAACAATAAGACGGACTTTACCAACCTTTGCACCGATGGGCAGGTCCTCTCGATCCCTATCGCCCATCATGGCGGCAATTATTACGCCGACCCCGAGACCATTAAGAAGATCGAGGACAACAATCAGGTCATCCTGCGCTATTGCGATGAGGCCGGAAATGTCACTGCAGAGGCTAACCCTAACGGATCGATCAACAACATCGCCGGGATCATCAACGAGAAGGGCAATGTCGCGGGTATGATGCCCCACCCCGAGCGCGCAGTCGAGAGCATTCTGGGAAGCGATGACGGGAAGCTGATTTTACAATCTATAGTGGAACGCTTGTCATAA